A window of Ignicoccus hospitalis KIN4/I contains these coding sequences:
- a CDS encoding DNA polymerase sliding clamp: protein MKIVYPEAKIFQSLVDAIGKIVDEVALVAKPEGVEMKAIDPAQVVMIRIYIPADAFSEYEVEEEESLGFNIGDILKFFKRAKKGYKLELGSEAEGSKIRIVLEGALIKKYVIPNLEVVSEELPDLSNLDFKVKALLLASVIKEAIKDIEAVSDVMIVEAPDADNLYLKGAGVAEAVTRVSRASSALLELEVEEPSKAAYDLTYLKHIVGITKVSDNVEVRFGTDMPLYLKFNILAGGEAEYVVAPQAL from the coding sequence GAAGATCGTATACCCTGAGGCAAAAATCTTTCAAAGCCTTGTGGACGCTATCGGAAAGATAGTAGACGAAGTCGCGTTGGTCGCGAAGCCCGAAGGGGTAGAAATGAAGGCGATAGACCCAGCCCAAGTAGTTATGATAAGAATATACATTCCCGCCGACGCCTTTAGCGAGTACGAGGTCGAAGAGGAGGAGAGCTTGGGATTCAACATAGGTGACATCCTCAAGTTCTTCAAGAGAGCAAAGAAGGGCTACAAACTTGAGCTGGGGAGCGAGGCTGAAGGGTCTAAAATAAGGATAGTGTTGGAGGGCGCTCTGATAAAGAAATACGTTATACCGAACTTAGAGGTGGTGTCGGAGGAACTGCCCGACTTGAGCAACCTCGATTTTAAAGTCAAAGCTTTGTTGTTGGCCTCAGTGATAAAGGAGGCTATCAAGGACATAGAGGCGGTAAGCGACGTAATGATAGTTGAGGCGCCGGACGCGGACAACCTCTACTTGAAGGGAGCCGGCGTAGCAGAGGCCGTTACCAGAGTTTCCAGAGCTTCCTCGGCGCTCCTAGAGCTCGAGGTGGAGGAGCCTTCAAAGGCCGCTTACGACCTAACGTACCTCAAGCACATAGTGGGAATCACGAAAGTATCGGACAACGTCGAGGTGAGGTTTGGAACCGACATGCCGTTGTACTTGAAGTTTAACATACTGGCGGGAGGAGAGGCGGAATACGTAGTGGCGCCCCAAGCCTTGTGA
- the speD gene encoding adenosylmethionine decarboxylase, with amino-acid sequence MMASREALNLTDKGAKVKVYGKHYYGNLYGCNVEKLKDEEYLRDLVVEAAKVGNMTLLDVKSWKMGEGVSVVAIVLESHITIHTWPEFAFATVDVYSCGSHTDPRKAFEFIVRNLEAKKVVGGNADRSLVEGDGV; translated from the coding sequence ATGATGGCGAGTAGAGAGGCACTGAACCTAACGGACAAAGGCGCTAAGGTGAAAGTCTACGGAAAGCACTACTACGGCAACCTCTACGGCTGCAACGTAGAGAAGCTGAAGGACGAAGAGTACTTGAGGGATTTGGTAGTAGAAGCGGCTAAGGTAGGCAACATGACTTTGTTGGACGTTAAGTCTTGGAAGATGGGGGAGGGCGTCAGCGTTGTGGCCATAGTCCTCGAGAGTCACATAACCATTCACACTTGGCCCGAGTTCGCCTTCGCCACGGTGGACGTCTACTCTTGTGGGAGCCACACTGACCCCCGTAAGGCCTTCGAGTTCATCGTTCGCAACTTAGAGGCCAAGAAGGTCGTCGGAGGTAACGCGGACCGCTCCTTGGTCGAAGGGGACGGGGTATAG
- a CDS encoding magnesium transporter — translation MRKFLAETASLVVQAILEAVVGHLWSLASPILKEHPGILIAMPGLAEDRGAVYGSLAAKYSTMLYLGEASNAKELLKSKVTYSAIVVGVIGGLYVILLVSTVAEPLAPLIYFLVSRGLILLTLVPLTAYLCYAAFLKGLDIDLTVVSLITVIADLLSAISLFIVFSEVSLVFIAVTIAITYKSLATAGLRRALGYKKEYLASSLIASTISTLAGLTLAEGGATEVPLLLAVAPLIMALNGSASMNFASWLGTALALGEVEASRPFSKKVLATNLRVTAEVLVALVSSSALFALGPHGIRALEVALVSTLLLRAVMPLITIVLASWSYLRGWDPDLITIPILSSLGDLLSTNVVLLTYRLLFNP, via the coding sequence GTGAGGAAGTTCTTAGCGGAGACCGCCTCGCTGGTGGTACAAGCGATATTGGAAGCCGTAGTGGGGCACTTGTGGTCCTTGGCGTCCCCAATACTCAAGGAGCACCCCGGAATACTGATAGCTATGCCCGGGTTGGCGGAGGACAGGGGGGCGGTCTACGGCTCGCTCGCCGCGAAGTACTCTACTATGTTGTACCTAGGCGAGGCCAGCAACGCGAAAGAGTTGTTGAAGTCCAAGGTAACTTACTCGGCGATAGTTGTAGGGGTGATAGGGGGGCTTTATGTAATACTGCTAGTCTCGACGGTGGCTGAGCCCCTCGCCCCGCTCATCTACTTCCTAGTCTCCAGAGGTTTGATACTCTTGACCCTAGTCCCGCTTACCGCCTACTTGTGCTACGCGGCCTTCCTTAAGGGCCTCGACATAGACTTGACTGTAGTTTCCCTAATTACTGTAATAGCGGACTTGTTAAGCGCTATATCGCTATTTATAGTGTTCAGTGAGGTATCGCTCGTCTTCATAGCAGTTACTATAGCGATAACTTACAAATCCTTAGCGACCGCTGGCCTTCGAAGGGCGCTGGGTTACAAGAAGGAGTACTTGGCCTCGTCGCTGATAGCCTCCACGATATCGACCTTAGCGGGCTTGACCTTAGCCGAAGGAGGGGCGACAGAGGTCCCCCTCTTGCTGGCAGTGGCGCCGTTGATAATGGCCCTCAACGGCTCAGCCTCGATGAACTTCGCCTCGTGGCTGGGGACGGCCCTTGCCTTGGGCGAGGTGGAGGCCTCGAGGCCCTTCTCGAAAAAGGTGCTGGCCACAAACCTCCGGGTGACGGCCGAGGTGCTGGTGGCCCTCGTCTCCTCCTCGGCCCTCTTCGCGCTGGGCCCCCACGGCATAAGGGCCTTGGAGGTGGCCCTCGTTAGCACGCTGTTGTTGAGGGCTGTTATGCCTTTAATTACTATTGTATTGGCCTCGTGGAGTTACTTGAGGGGCTGGGACCCCGACTTGATAACTATTCCGATACTCTCAAGCTTGGGCGACTTGCTCTCCACTAACGTAGTGCTCTTAACGTACCGCTTGCTGTTCAATCCTTAA